The genome window GATATTTTTAAAATAATTTCTTCCTGGCCGCGCCTTGCTTCCAACCGGGATAAGTCCGTAGATGCAGGGAAAGCTGCGCAGGTGAAGGCCCTTCGGGAGTCCTGGAAGAAGCTGATTGATGGGATTGGTGACGCTTATTTCTTCCAGGAGCCCCCGGAGATGGAAGCGGACCTGGAGCTATGCCGTCCGGTCATGAGAATGCTGGTAGAGCTGGTCGAAGAGTTCCAACAGGCTTTTGCAGACAAAAAGGCGGAGAAAAACCTGATTGATTTCCGGGATATGGAGCAGTTTGCCCTGAAGATCCTGACCCGGGAGGAGGACGGCCGTCTGGTGCCTTCGGAGACGGCGAAGGAGTACCAGGAGCAGTTTGAGGAAGTGATGATCGACGAGTACCAGGACAGCAACCTGATACAGGAAGCAATTCTCACCAGCGTCTCCAGAGCAGAGCGGGGAGAGTATAATTTATTCATGGTAGGAGATGTGAAGCAGAGCATCTATCGTTTCCGCCTTTCCCGTCCGGAGCTTTTCATGGAGAAATTCGATCGTTACAGCACCACGGACGGGAACCTAAGAAGAATTGACCTCCACAAGAATTTCCGGAGCCGCAGGGAGGTGCTGGACGCTGCAAACGCTGTGTTTGAGCAGATCATGACGCGGAAACTGGGAAAAATCGAATATGACGAGAATGCGGCGCTCTATGTGGGAGCGGATTACCCGGAGACGCCGGGGTGTGAGACGGAGATCCTGGTGGTGGATACCCAGGTGGACGAAGAGGGCGTCGGGAAGGACGTAAAAGAGACGGTGCGTGAGCTGGAAGCCCGCGCGGCGGCGGAGCGGATTCATGAATTGATGAAAACCAAACAGGTGTGGGACGGGAACAAGGGAGAATTCCGGCCGGTGCGTTATAGCGATATCGTGATCCTGACCCGGAGTCTGGCGGGCTGGACTGATGTATTTACCAGGATTCTTGGCCGCGAGGGGATTCCGGCGTTTGCCGGCTCCAGGGAGGGCTATTTCGGGACGCTGGAAATTGGCTGGATTCTGGATTATTTGCGGGTGCTGGATAATTACAGGCAGGATATCCCCCTGGCCGCGGTGCTGAAATCCCCCTTCGGCGGGTGCACCAATGAAGAACTGGCGCAGATTCGGGATGCATATCCGGAGGGTCCGTTCTATGAGGCGGTGCTTCGAGCGGCGCAGGAAGAGTCTGCACCGGTTCCGGAGGCAGTCACGCAGAAAATACAAAGCATTTTCAGAAAGTTAACCGGTTTTCGTGAAAAGGTATCCTATACCTCCATTCATGATCTTTTATGGGAAATCATGGACGAGACCGGTTACCGCAGCTATATTTCGGCCATGCCGGGAGGAGAGCAGAGGCTTGCAAACCTGGATATGCTGCTTACCCGTGCCAAATCCTACGAAGCCACCAGCTATAAAGGGCTGTTTCACTTCGTGCGCTATATCGAGCAATTAAAGAAATACGATGTGGATTTTGGAGAGGCGGGCATTTATGACGAGCAGACCAATGCGGTGCGGCTCATGAGCATTCACAAAAGTAAGGGACTGGAATTCCCGGTCGTCATCGTGGCGGGAATGGGAAAACAGTTCAATACGCAGGATATTCGTGCCAGTGTGGTCATACACCCGGAGCTGGGACTTGGAATTGATGCGGTGGATATCGAGAGGAGAACGAAGAGCCCGACGCTGATCAAAAAAGCGATTCAGATGGAGACGGAACTGGAAGATCTGGGAGAGGAGCTGCGTATCCTCTATGTTGCTATGACGAGAGCAAAGGAGAAGCTGATTCTTTTAGGGACCTTAAAAGGGGCCGAAGAGAAGCTGGAAGGATATGAAAGAAATAAAAAGCTGACGTTTTCCAGGCTGGCGGGAGCGCATACCTATTTTGACTGGGTTCTTCCCGCCTGGCAGAATCTGCCGCCAAATGTTCCGATCAAGTTCCGGCTTATGAAGCTGGAAGACCTGGTCGTCAGCGAATCGGAGCGGGAAATGGAGGAACTATTGGAAAAGAAGACATTTCTCCGTGCCGTGGAAGAGGGGGAGGATCTCCTCTCCCTGAGAGATGACTGGTTTGCACAGCGCCTGCGGGAGCAGTTTTCGTATCGGTATCCCTACGAGGGGGAGGAGCAGTACAAATTAAAATATACGGTATCTGAGCTGAAAAAACGTGCGGCCCTTCCGGATGAGGAGAATCAGGCCGGGCAGATGCTGGTGGAGGAAGAGGAGGTGATTCCTCTGATTCCTAAGTTTTTGCAGGAGGAGGAGCCTCTTACGGGAGCTTCCCGGGGAAGTGCTTACCATAAGCTGCTGGAGCTTTTGGATTTTGCAAAGGAATATGATGCAGAAGGGTTAAAAGAAGAGATGGCCACTCTGCGCCGGGAGAGATTTCTGGGGGAGGACATGGCGGAATGTATCCGGGTCCAGGATATTCTGCATTTCCTTCAGACGAGTTCCGGGCAGAGAATGCACCGGGCAGCGTGCGGCAGGAAACTGTATAAAGAGCAGCCCTTTGTATTTGGCGTGGACGCAAAGGAATTCTATCTGGGGGCGGACACCCGGGAGCTGGTGCTGATCCAGGGAATCATCGACGTGTATTTTGAGGAAGACGACGCTTTGGTGGTGCTGGATTACAAGACCGACAGGGTGCAAAAAGCACAGGAACTGGTCGATAAATATCAGGAGCAGCTGCATTTATACGGGCGTGCACTGGAACAGATGACAGGGAAAAGGGTGAAGGAGAAGATCATTTATTCCTTTACGCTGGCCGAAGAAATCAGTTTGTGAAAG of Roseburia hominis contains these proteins:
- the addA gene encoding helicase-exonuclease AddAB subunit AddA — translated: MAMTWTKEQQQVIDLRKKNILVSAAAGSGKTAVLVERIITRLTKDQPPLDVDRLLIVTYTDAAAAEMRDRIGAAIEQALEKEPENVHLKKQSALIHTAKITTIHSFCLSVMKEYFHTIDLDPGFRVGEEGELKLLRQDVMREMLEARYASGDENFLRFVETFATGREDTKLEEMIGRLYEYAGSYPEPEKWLEECAAAYEQGLSGDSPYVQSILAYIQNCLADVGDMMEEARAICLEPDGPYMYEKTIEEDKEILAPLLEFCRGLKGEDGAVRRDVGNDCTDPATDAGEVRDLAGGAEKKAHLPEENPYIRLYDIFKIISSWPRLASNRDKSVDAGKAAQVKALRESWKKLIDGIGDAYFFQEPPEMEADLELCRPVMRMLVELVEEFQQAFADKKAEKNLIDFRDMEQFALKILTREEDGRLVPSETAKEYQEQFEEVMIDEYQDSNLIQEAILTSVSRAERGEYNLFMVGDVKQSIYRFRLSRPELFMEKFDRYSTTDGNLRRIDLHKNFRSRREVLDAANAVFEQIMTRKLGKIEYDENAALYVGADYPETPGCETEILVVDTQVDEEGVGKDVKETVRELEARAAAERIHELMKTKQVWDGNKGEFRPVRYSDIVILTRSLAGWTDVFTRILGREGIPAFAGSREGYFGTLEIGWILDYLRVLDNYRQDIPLAAVLKSPFGGCTNEELAQIRDAYPEGPFYEAVLRAAQEESAPVPEAVTQKIQSIFRKLTGFREKVSYTSIHDLLWEIMDETGYRSYISAMPGGEQRLANLDMLLTRAKSYEATSYKGLFHFVRYIEQLKKYDVDFGEAGIYDEQTNAVRLMSIHKSKGLEFPVVIVAGMGKQFNTQDIRASVVIHPELGLGIDAVDIERRTKSPTLIKKAIQMETELEDLGEELRILYVAMTRAKEKLILLGTLKGAEEKLEGYERNKKLTFSRLAGAHTYFDWVLPAWQNLPPNVPIKFRLMKLEDLVVSESEREMEELLEKKTFLRAVEEGEDLLSLRDDWFAQRLREQFSYRYPYEGEEQYKLKYTVSELKKRAALPDEENQAGQMLVEEEEVIPLIPKFLQEEEPLTGASRGSAYHKLLELLDFAKEYDAEGLKEEMATLRRERFLGEDMAECIRVQDILHFLQTSSGQRMHRAACGRKLYKEQPFVFGVDAKEFYLGADTRELVLIQGIIDVYFEEDDALVVLDYKTDRVQKAQELVDKYQEQLHLYGRALEQMTGKRVKEKIIYSFTLAEEISL